Proteins encoded together in one Pseudanabaena sp. BC1403 window:
- a CDS encoding amylo-alpha-1,6-glucosidase: MSINFGREICGDRTKSEEYEWLVTNGIGGYASGTISGMLTRRYHGLLVGALKPPLERSLLLSKLDETVRYRDRHYPLHTNRWADGTVEPSGYQNIESFALEGTIPKWSFACADAILQKRIWMQHGQNTTYIQYALERGSSPITLSIKALVNYRDYHGSTIGGNWQMQVDRIEKGVCIRAFPTATPFYLLCDRGNFTLAHDWYKGFELAIERERGLSDREDHLHVVTFEVKLEVGEALTIIASTTASASLDGKFALQIERDRDAKLLDTWYSFYSLNYSSKISTQSAPDWIEHLVLAADQFIVDRPELDNGKTIIAGYHWFSDWGRDTMISLSGLTLATGRPEIARSILLTFAQYLDRGMLPNRFPDVGEMPEYNTVDATLWYFEAIRAYHAATGNEQLLHQLFPALEEVIDWHCQGTRYNIHLDSDGLLYAGESGVQLTWMDAKIGDWVVTPRIGKPIEINALWYCALATMSAIAQKIGKPHDRYEKLADQARIGFQKFWNPLTGYCYDVLNSDGKAFNDDTLRPNQIFAVSLPISPLLTEVQQKSIVDTCGRSLLTSYGLRSLSPEHPDYCGHYAGNSYQRDSVYHQGTVWGWLLGAFVRSHLRVYQNPEQAHAILQPMSHHLQAGGLGSLSEIFDGDAPMRSRGCIAQAWTVAEVLQTWIFIENLKR, translated from the coding sequence ATGAGCATTAATTTTGGAAGAGAGATTTGTGGCGATCGCACTAAATCAGAAGAATATGAATGGCTAGTGACTAATGGCATTGGTGGCTATGCCTCTGGTACGATTTCAGGAATGTTGACCCGTCGCTATCATGGATTATTGGTAGGCGCACTCAAACCACCATTAGAGCGATCGCTCTTGCTCTCAAAATTAGATGAAACTGTAAGATATAGGGATCGGCATTATCCTCTTCATACTAATCGTTGGGCAGATGGAACTGTTGAACCATCAGGCTATCAAAATATTGAAAGTTTCGCATTAGAAGGAACTATACCCAAATGGAGCTTTGCCTGTGCTGATGCAATACTCCAAAAGCGGATATGGATGCAGCATGGACAAAATACTACCTATATTCAGTATGCTCTAGAGCGTGGTAGTTCTCCTATAACACTCTCAATTAAAGCATTAGTTAACTATCGTGATTACCACGGCAGTACCATTGGCGGCAATTGGCAAATGCAAGTGGATCGCATTGAGAAAGGAGTTTGTATTAGGGCTTTCCCGACCGCAACTCCATTCTATTTACTATGCGATCGCGGTAATTTCACGCTTGCTCATGATTGGTATAAGGGATTCGAGCTAGCGATAGAAAGAGAACGCGGATTAAGCGATCGCGAAGATCATCTTCATGTTGTTACTTTTGAAGTAAAACTGGAAGTGGGCGAGGCTTTAACTATTATTGCGAGCACGACTGCTAGTGCTTCCTTAGATGGTAAATTCGCTTTACAAATAGAGCGCGATCGCGATGCGAAATTGTTAGATACTTGGTACTCTTTCTATTCCTTAAATTATTCCTCCAAAATTTCAACTCAGTCTGCACCAGATTGGATCGAGCATTTAGTGCTAGCAGCCGATCAATTTATTGTGGATCGTCCAGAGCTAGATAATGGCAAAACGATTATTGCTGGATATCACTGGTTCTCTGACTGGGGAAGAGATACGATGATTAGTTTGTCAGGATTGACGTTAGCAACGGGTCGTCCTGAAATTGCGCGTTCCATTTTACTCACCTTTGCCCAATATCTAGATCGTGGAATGCTGCCGAATCGTTTCCCCGATGTCGGAGAAATGCCAGAATACAACACTGTTGATGCCACGCTTTGGTACTTTGAGGCAATCCGTGCCTATCACGCGGCAACTGGCAACGAGCAATTATTACATCAACTCTTTCCTGCTCTCGAAGAAGTTATCGATTGGCATTGCCAAGGTACTCGCTACAACATCCATCTCGATAGTGATGGCTTGCTCTATGCAGGTGAATCGGGAGTACAACTAACTTGGATGGATGCCAAGATTGGTGACTGGGTAGTCACGCCTCGCATTGGTAAGCCCATAGAAATTAATGCGCTTTGGTATTGCGCCCTTGCGACGATGTCTGCGATCGCGCAAAAGATTGGCAAACCCCATGATCGTTATGAGAAACTCGCAGATCAAGCCAGAATCGGATTTCAGAAGTTTTGGAATCCATTAACTGGTTATTGCTATGATGTTCTAAATTCAGACGGCAAAGCGTTTAACGATGATACTCTGCGTCCCAATCAAATCTTTGCTGTATCTCTGCCCATTTCGCCACTATTAACTGAAGTTCAACAAAAAAGTATTGTGGATACATGTGGGCGATCGCTACTTACTTCCTACGGATTGCGATCGCTATCCCCTGAACATCCTGACTATTGCGGACATTATGCTGGTAATTCCTATCAAAGGGACAGTGTTTATCATCAAGGAACAGTATGGGGCTGGTTGCTGGGCGCATTTGTGCGGAGTCATCTGCGGGTCTATCAAAATCCCGAACAGGCTCATGCAATACTCCAGCCAATGTCTCATCATCTGCAAGCTGGAGGTTTAGGTAGTTTGAGTGAGATCTTTGATGGTGATGCCCCGATGCGATCGCGAGGTTGTATTGCTCAAGCTTGGACTGTTGCCGAGGTTCTACAAACTTGGATATTCATCGAGAACCTCAAAAGATGA
- a CDS encoding murein transglycosylase A: MIGSHRFGKSKYDLLGRKKGFPAQKSWVSTLHRGGDILFATWVGLICAVPPCYMQTDFQRPAEAAELKLAQAIVPIPPRAVNPLALDLTDDLLESDRQNLLQAIDHSIQYIRTPSAAKRYPIAGISQDLMERSLVRFRRLVQVSRTAKDLQQAVNREFDLYQSVGRDGNGGVQFTGYYEALYKASRTRTDEFKYPLYSLPTDFAQWTSPHPTRAMLEGSKQMAGLEIVWLSDRFQAFLVHVQGSARFELPDGNLLTVGYAGKTDQPYRSVGAELVRDGKMRLEDVTLQTLIEYFQKNPQDLVKYLNRNPSFVFFRETNGKPATGSLGAPVSAERSIATDKKIFPSGGIALIRTEIPFENPTTGKLELRQVQRFALDQDTGGAIRGAGRVDIFMGTGDRAKQRAGLIKGDGELYYLVLKK, translated from the coding sequence GTGATTGGTTCCCATAGGTTCGGTAAAAGTAAATACGATTTATTAGGCAGAAAAAAGGGGTTTCCAGCTCAGAAATCTTGGGTTTCAACCTTGCATCGTGGTGGGGATATCTTATTTGCAACTTGGGTCGGCTTGATCTGTGCTGTACCACCATGCTATATGCAAACCGATTTTCAAAGACCAGCCGAAGCAGCAGAACTCAAACTTGCTCAAGCCATAGTACCAATCCCGCCGCGTGCAGTTAACCCTCTCGCCCTTGATCTCACCGATGATCTATTAGAGAGCGATCGCCAAAATCTCCTGCAAGCGATCGACCATAGTATTCAGTACATTCGCACCCCATCTGCTGCAAAGCGCTATCCGATCGCAGGAATTAGTCAAGATCTCATGGAGCGCAGTTTGGTGCGATTTCGTAGGCTCGTACAAGTGTCTCGCACAGCCAAAGATCTCCAGCAAGCTGTAAATCGTGAATTTGATCTTTATCAGTCGGTAGGGCGTGATGGCAATGGCGGCGTTCAGTTTACAGGCTATTACGAGGCATTGTACAAAGCCAGCCGTACTCGTACTGACGAGTTTAAATACCCGCTTTATAGCCTGCCAACTGACTTTGCTCAATGGACATCGCCCCACCCCACCCGAGCCATGCTTGAAGGGAGTAAGCAAATGGCAGGTTTAGAAATTGTATGGTTAAGCGATCGCTTCCAAGCTTTCTTAGTTCATGTCCAAGGCTCTGCAAGGTTTGAGTTACCCGATGGTAATTTATTAACAGTTGGTTATGCAGGCAAAACCGATCAGCCTTATCGTTCGGTTGGTGCAGAGCTAGTCAGAGATGGCAAAATGCGTCTTGAAGATGTGACTTTGCAGACACTGATTGAATATTTTCAAAAAAATCCCCAAGATTTAGTTAAGTATCTCAATCGCAACCCCAGTTTTGTCTTTTTCCGCGAAACCAATGGTAAACCTGCGACGGGTAGTCTCGGTGCGCCAGTTAGTGCAGAGCGATCGATCGCTACTGATAAAAAGATCTTTCCCTCTGGCGGCATTGCCCTAATCCGCACTGAAATTCCGTTTGAAAATCCCACCACTGGCAAGCTCGAATTGCGTCAAGTTCAACGCTTTGCGCTTGATCAAGATACTGGCGGCGCGATTCGCGGTGCGGGACGAGTGGACATTTTTATGGGAACAGGCGATCGGGCTAAACAAAGGGCTGGATTAATCAAAGGCGACGGTGAGTTGTACTATCTTGTATTAAAAAAATAA
- a CDS encoding GntR family transcriptional regulator — protein sequence MLLSSPRPIQRSQSLREQTYQVLRSAILSGEFLAGSRLVETQIAEKLQVSRTPIREALQQLQQEQLVITDENGNLRVVSFSTADAKHLYRCRLVLEQESVLEACKNATAEQLAKIELAIQQAEKAIAQQPNQLTSYQLLHIDYQFHRAIAECSGNPWLALLLDQLFDKMALLRMQTVQQNLKVLEIRSEHRQIYEAIVKRDYEAAFTALSNHLMSSQARVIREIEQLQSQQIQ from the coding sequence TTGTTGCTCTCATCACCTCGTCCCATCCAACGTTCACAATCTTTGCGTGAGCAAACCTATCAGGTTTTGCGCTCAGCTATTTTGTCAGGGGAATTTTTAGCTGGCTCACGTTTAGTAGAGACCCAAATTGCCGAGAAATTACAAGTTAGCCGTACACCAATACGTGAGGCACTACAGCAGTTACAGCAAGAGCAGCTTGTTATAACCGATGAAAATGGCAATCTTCGGGTGGTCAGTTTCTCGACTGCTGATGCTAAACATCTCTATCGTTGTCGTTTGGTACTAGAGCAAGAATCAGTCTTAGAAGCCTGTAAAAATGCCACTGCTGAGCAGTTAGCAAAAATTGAGTTGGCGATTCAGCAAGCAGAAAAAGCGATCGCCCAGCAGCCAAATCAGCTGACAAGCTACCAGTTACTACATATCGATTACCAATTTCATCGAGCGATCGCGGAATGTTCGGGCAATCCTTGGCTAGCTTTGCTCCTCGATCAGCTATTCGACAAAATGGCATTATTGCGGATGCAGACAGTGCAACAAAATCTCAAGGTTTTAGAGATCCGCTCGGAGCATCGTCAAATTTATGAAGCGATCGTAAAACGAGATTACGAAGCGGCTTTCACGGCTCTTAGTAATCATTTAATGTCCAGCCAAGCCAGAGTTATCCGCGAAATCGAACAACTGCAAAGCCAACAGATTCAATAA
- a CDS encoding Zn-dependent hydrolase — protein MIAIVPKLAINCDRLDRSLAELATIGKLPNGGVCRLAFSEEDILARKLIKTWMLEAGMSVRSDAVGNIIGTYAGTESGTAALATGSHIDTVPVGGRFDGCLGVLAGIEVAKVFQESQIRLRHPFEVIVFSDEENSVIGCKAIAGNAPTDPERYRRKDGTSIQDCLKNVGGDWDKLHTAKRDRHEIAAFIELHVEQGGVLEALDKQIGVVTGIVGQYRFMVTIIGRPNHAGTTPMHMRKDALVAASQLVLAINRLGVETKGEQVATVGHMTVSPNATNVVPARVDMSIDLRDLSEENLQYLIAQIEKECEAIAQNTGTEFTIEQKLHVLPTPANSELMEAITNVCQELKLSYDYLPSRAGHDAQEIGRFTNMGMIFVPSLDGISHSQDEYTSPEQCAQGANVLLHTLLVIDKTL, from the coding sequence ATGATAGCGATAGTTCCCAAATTAGCGATCAATTGCGATCGCCTTGATCGCAGTCTTGCTGAACTTGCCACAATTGGCAAGCTGCCCAACGGTGGAGTGTGCAGACTTGCTTTTTCTGAAGAGGACATACTGGCTCGTAAATTGATCAAAACTTGGATGCTAGAAGCAGGAATGTCTGTACGCAGTGACGCGGTTGGCAATATCATCGGTACTTATGCAGGAACAGAATCAGGAACAGCAGCTTTGGCGACAGGATCGCACATTGACACCGTCCCAGTGGGAGGCAGGTTCGATGGTTGTCTCGGCGTTTTGGCGGGAATCGAAGTGGCGAAGGTATTTCAAGAAAGCCAGATACGGCTGCGTCATCCCTTTGAAGTAATAGTTTTTTCTGATGAAGAAAATAGTGTGATTGGCTGTAAAGCGATCGCAGGCAATGCTCCAACTGATCCTGAACGTTATCGTCGTAAAGATGGCACATCAATTCAAGATTGTTTAAAAAATGTTGGTGGTGATTGGGATAAGCTCCATACTGCTAAACGCGATCGCCATGAAATTGCGGCGTTTATCGAACTCCATGTTGAGCAGGGCGGCGTACTTGAAGCATTAGATAAACAAATCGGCGTAGTTACAGGTATCGTCGGTCAATATCGCTTTATGGTGACAATTATTGGTCGTCCCAACCATGCAGGCACAACGCCAATGCATATGCGAAAAGATGCTCTCGTTGCGGCTTCTCAACTGGTATTAGCAATCAATCGCCTTGGTGTAGAAACGAAGGGTGAACAAGTTGCTACTGTAGGACATATGACTGTTTCGCCTAACGCAACTAATGTTGTGCCAGCCCGTGTAGATATGAGCATTGATTTGCGCGACCTCTCTGAAGAGAATCTGCAATATTTAATCGCGCAGATTGAGAAAGAATGTGAGGCGATCGCGCAAAATACAGGTACAGAATTTACCATTGAGCAGAAGCTGCATGTGCTGCCAACTCCAGCTAATTCCGAATTAATGGAGGCGATCACTAACGTCTGTCAAGAACTCAAACTTAGTTACGATTACTTACCTAGCCGCGCAGGACATGACGCTCAAGAGATTGGACGTTTTACGAATATGGGCATGATTTTTGTTCCCAGTCTCGATGGTATTAGTCATTCGCAGGATGAATATACTTCACCAGAGCAATGCGCTCAGGGTGCAAATGTTTTGTTACATACGCTTTTAGTGATCGATAAAACTCTGTAA
- a CDS encoding glycosyltransferase produces the protein MRLSIILPCLNEIRHGYLDRILTNLIAQLVPQNCEKEIIAVVSASDDGTDRVLDEYAARSPEIQVIRSLAKNRAQRLNDGIAVCTGDIILLHHPATLLPERIALQLIEQALESGSKWGAFCHSFDFTHWLLHFTSWYSNHVRLKQKGIVYFDHCPFIDRQVLAEIGNVPDLDIFEDTLLSKRLCQFSKPALTQGKVVTSARRFHQRGIYRHAMLNQLLKICYHFNIDPKMLNRLYEQKASINVKYDGEQK, from the coding sequence ATGCGCCTATCTATAATTCTGCCCTGTCTCAATGAAATTCGGCATGGTTATTTAGACCGAATTCTTACAAATCTAATTGCCCAATTAGTTCCTCAAAATTGTGAAAAAGAAATTATTGCCGTAGTTAGTGCCAGTGATGATGGGACAGATCGAGTCTTGGACGAATATGCCGCGCGATCGCCTGAGATCCAAGTTATCAGGTCGCTTGCCAAAAATCGTGCCCAGAGACTAAATGATGGTATCGCTGTTTGCACAGGCGACATAATTTTGTTACATCATCCAGCAACGCTTTTACCAGAGCGTATTGCCCTACAGCTAATTGAGCAGGCTTTAGAATCAGGAAGTAAATGGGGCGCATTTTGCCATAGCTTTGACTTTACACATTGGTTACTGCATTTTACGTCTTGGTACTCTAACCATGTTCGCTTAAAGCAAAAAGGAATCGTTTATTTTGATCACTGTCCGTTCATTGATCGCCAAGTATTAGCTGAAATTGGCAATGTCCCTGATCTCGATATTTTTGAAGATACGTTGTTAAGCAAGCGCCTATGTCAATTCTCGAAGCCAGCGCTGACTCAAGGCAAGGTTGTTACCTCCGCAAGACGATTTCACCAGAGGGGAATATATCGTCATGCTATGCTCAATCAGTTGTTAAAAATATGCTATCACTTCAACATTGACCCGAAAATGCTTAATCGTTTGTACGAACAAAAAGCTAGTATTAACGTCAAGTATGATGGGGAACAGAAGTGA